In Drosophila santomea strain STO CAGO 1482 chromosome 2L, Prin_Dsan_1.1, whole genome shotgun sequence, a single window of DNA contains:
- the LOC120454685 gene encoding probable cytochrome P450 309a2 produces the protein MVAERFSFGLPPIDHYWSRARGACSNTERGNMYILVSLVLILLHLLVLPIYLYLTWHHTYWRKRGLVTARPLTLLGTYPGLLTRKSNLVLDVQKIYDKYKGKHRAVGVFLTRRPQILVLDPELAHEVLVGSFRCYKDSLQSSYLRYAKSDKYARLNPFWASGESWRRLRTDAQAGISGSRLRQAYNIWEQGGKMLTDYMTQQVAEKNNIIETRDLCFRYTAHVMADFIWGIDAGTLTRPLEQPNKVQQMASRWTSYAFYMLTLFMATIVAPCSRLLLRFRFYPKETDEFFSNLTKESIELRLKGAANSTRTDYLAHLLQLRDQKQATHDDLVGHALTVMLDGYDTTGTALLHALYYLAESPAVQQKLRVEILTSMESQKTLDFEKLSSLSYLEQVIYESLRLSSLIPQYTKVCTIPTTIQLSESKSLEVENGMTIMIPNYQFHHDKQYFPEPEAFKPERFDNGAYQDLLRKGIFLPFSDGPRICMGIPLAMLTLKSALVHILSNFQVVRGRERLIPKGDAGFGVVLQGDVNLEYRRFLR, from the exons ATGGTGGCGGAGAGATTCAGCTTCGGCTTGCCTCCGATCGATCATTACTGGTCGAGAGCCAGAGGCGCGTGCAGCAACACGGAGCGCGGAAACATGTACATCCTGGTGTCGCTGGTCCTGATCTTGCTCCACCTCCTGGTGCTGCCCATCTACCTGTACCTCACCTGGCACCACACCTACTGGCGCAAGCGGGGCTTGGTCACAGCTCGGCCTCTGACCCTGCTGGGCACATATCCGGGCCTGCTCACCCGGAAGAGCAATCTGGTGCTGGACGTGCAGAAGATCTACGA CAAATACAAGGGAAAACACCGAGCTGTTGGCGTCTTTCTGACGCGACGGCCGCAGATCCTGGTTCTCGATCCGGAACTGGCCCACGAAGTGCTGGTGGGCAGCTTCCGCTGCTACAAGGACTCGCTGCAAAGTTCGTACCTGCGGTATGCCAAGTCGGACAAGTACGCGCGCCTCAATCCGTTCTGGGCATCCGGAGAATCCTGGAGGCGCCTCCGCACGGATGCTCAGGCAGGTATCTCCGGAAGTCGCCTCAGGCAGGCCTATAACATCTGGGAGCAGGGTGGCAAGATGCTTACCGACTACATGACGCAGCAGGTGGCGGAGAAAAACAACATCATCGAGACCAGAGAT CTCTGCTTCCGATATACGGCCCATGTGATGGCGGACTTCATCTGGGGCATCGATGCAGGAACCCTAACCCGACCCTTGGAGCAACCCAACAAGGTGCAGCAGATGGCCAGCAGGTGGACCAGTTACGCCTTCTACATGCTGACCCTCTTCATGGCCACCATTGTGGCGCCCTGCAGTCGCCTGTTGCTGCGTTTCCGTTTCTACCCGAAGGAGACCGACGAGTTCTTCTCCAACCTGACCAAGGAGTCCATTGAGCTGCGACTGAAGGGTGCTGCTAATTCCACGCGCACGGATTATCTCGCTCATTTGCTGCAGCTGCGTGATCAGAAGCAGGCCACCCACGACGATCTGGTGGGTCACGCCCTGACCGTCATGTTGGATGGCTACGATACCACGGGAACAGCTCTGCTCCATGCTCTGTACTAT CTAGCAGAGAGTCCGGCTGTGCAGCAGAAGCTGCGAGTGGAAATCCTCACCAGCATGGAATCGCAGAAGACCCTCGACTTTGAGAAGCTCTCTTCTCTGTCCTACTTGGAGCAAGTAATCTATG AATCTCTGCGACTTAGCAGCTTGATACCGCAGTACACAAAAGTGTGCACAATACCCACCACCATTCAGCTGAGCGAATCCAAAAGCCTGGAAGTTGAGAATGGCATGACGATCATGATACCCAACTACCAGTTCCATCACGATAAACAATATTTTCCGGAACCGGAGGCTTTCAAGCCAGAGCGTTTTGATAATGGCGCCTACCAGGATTTATTGCGGAAAGGCATATTTCTACCCTTTAGCGATGGCCCCCGTATCTGCATGG GTATTCCACTGGCTATGCTGACGCTGAAATCGGCTCTGGTTCACATCCTCAGCAACTTTCAAGTGGTGCGTGGACGGGAAAGGCTGATCCCGAAGGGAGATGCTGGATTTGGGGTCGTTCTGCAGGGAGATGTTAATCTCGAATACCGCCGCTTTTTAAGATAG
- the LOC120454697 gene encoding cell cycle checkpoint protein RAD1 → MADVEPSPYGDCKFVARVEHIKTLTQAIKSICFNDYGMLQVSEDGLRITVEQGKSIQATLFMPPGAFMEFSVQDFQCFGLKMNVLSECLQLFGSADCSMRMMYRDKGDPLRIILYPHDDDDVSTECAIKTMDCDEPIDYDQNLKDPDLNVIFVRGPNLSKVFHELEKSAEEFEFVTSPNRPHFKITTVGIMQAVFSVEVAKTSPMMMMFNCKQTVVARYKSQQIRITNKAMQSATKVAIKTNSVGLLELHLVMQGDGQDEIFIQFFIIPLLNTD, encoded by the exons ATGGCTGATGTGGAGCCATCGCCCTACGGCGACTGCAAATTCGTCGCTCGAGTGGAGCACATTAAGACCTTAACCCAGGCCATCAAGTCAATCTGCTTTAATGAT TATGGCATGCTGCAAGTCTCCGAAGATGGCTTGCGCATCACCGTGGAGCAGGGCAAGTCCATCCAGGCTACGCTTTTCATGCCGCCAGGTGCCTTCATGGAGTTCAGTGTGCAGGACTTCCAGTGCTTCGGTCTGAAAATGAATGTGCTGTCCGAGTGCCTCCAACTCTTCGGATCCGCCGATTGCAGCATGCGGATGATGTACAGGGATAAGGGCGATCCCCTGAGGATCATTCTCTATCCAcacgatgacgatgacgtgAGCACGGAGTGCGCCATCAAAACTATGGACTGCGATGAGCCAATCGACTACGATCAGAATCTGAAGGATCCGGATCTAAATGTTATTTTCGTGCGCGGACCAAATCTATCGAAGGTGTTCCACGAACTGGAGAAGTCTGCGGAAGAATTTGAGTTCGTGACATCGCCGAACCGTCCGCACTTTAAGATCACCACAGTTGGGATCATGCAGGCGGTGTTCAGCGTCGAGGTGGCCAAAACCAGTcccatgatgatgatgttcaACTGCAAACAGACGGTGGTGGCTCGCTACAAGAGCCAGCAGATCCGCATAACCAACAAGGCGATGCAGTCGGCCACCAAGGTGGCCATCAAAACCAACTCCGTTGGCCTGCTGGAACTGCATCTGGTGATGCAGGGCGATGGCCAGGATGAGATATTCATTCAGTTCTTCATAATTCCTTTGCTTAACACTGATTAA
- the LOC120454705 gene encoding uncharacterized protein LOC120454705, producing the protein MASESDSTTSCFVPHLVEQVFKLYRSKAESKSLTEEERGQFFYDLSTLLGQELVLRSLHLLDDHNFAFFHAKNNRSVCVVEISKGNEFFRLIPGVSFCKCEFFQCHVLQLPRGILYPDVPSGQQGILEDWSEESWVSFTCPHILALRLHKFLKHTGRKTSEQILKTEDIKELQRDVFRD; encoded by the exons ATGGCGTCTGAATCCGACAGCACTACATCCTGTTTTGTTCCACATCTGGTCGAACAAGTCTTCAAATTATATCGGAGTAAAGCCGAGTCCAAGAGCCTAACAGAAG AGGAACGTGGACAGTTCTTTTACGATCTATCCACCTTATTAGGCCAAGAACTGGTTCTGAGATCACTGCACCTCCTGGACGACCACAACTTTGCCTTCTTCCACGCCAAAAACAATCGATCCGTGTGCGTGGTAGAGATTTCCAAGGGAAACGAGTTCTTCCGCTTGATTCCGGGCGTAAGTTTCTGCAAGTGCGAGTTCTTTCAGTGCCACGTGTTGCAGTTGCCCCGAGGCATCCTCTACCCCGACGTCCCCAGTGGCCAACAGGGAATTTTGGAAGACTGGAGCGAGGAAAGCTGGGTGTCCTTCACCTGCCCGCACATCCTGGCATTGCGGCTCCATAAATTTCTGAAGCACACGGGCCGGAAAACCAGCGAGCAGATTCTTAAAACGGAAGATATCAAGGAGCTGCAGAGGGACGTCTTTCGGGATTAG
- the LOC120458461 gene encoding protein insensitive has translation MDNQYQRIVNATARDDSQSRRSKTLFLNAWSQTSSEDFELLHSISAPDPQVEAENRALRDKVRYLEAKLQQHTDLLSQIHATSARMQQASSLLAESGPPTPPAVQSHQILTPPSSVICAPTQNPQILDYKIISAPDDADAIEIRLAAESLNSLSTSADSDRLEICLGDENQQQSNHHHSQQQYRISSGIKREDVESFGTPQQFIKRRKLQEIQLQEEVPRQNIKLPAKSQVKIRNGSLTDLNKSQQQNMDNVMVSIGPNNTCVPASVFENINWSVSSLATRKLLVSIFDRETLATHSMTGKPSPAFKDQDKPLKRMLDPQKIQDIIFAVTHKCNASEKEVRNAITTKCADENKMMKIQNVKRRSSGIKHEKENII, from the exons ATGGATAAC CAATATCAGCGCATAGTCAACGCCACTGCACGCGATGATTCGCAGTCGAGAAGGAGCAAGACTTTGTTTCTGAATGCCTGGTCGCAGACATCTAGCGAGGATTTCGAGCTGCTCCACAGCATCTCCGCGCCGGATCCCCAAGTGGAGGCCGAGAACAGGGCGCTCCGCGATAAGGTACGCTACTTGGAGGCcaaactgcagcagcacaCGGATCTGCTCTCCCAGATTCATGCCACCTCCGCCAGGATGCAACAGGCATCCTCCTTGCTGGCAGAAAGTGGACCACCCACGCCGCCCGCTGTCCAGAGCCACCAGATCCTCACGCCACCGAGTTCGGTGATATGTGCCCCCACGCAGAATCCCCAGATTCTGGATTACAAGATCATCTCGGCACCGGACGATGCGGATGCCATCGAAATTCGCCTGGCGGCGGAGAGTTTGAACAGCCTAAGCACCTCAGCGGATTCAGATCGCCTGGAGATTTGCCTGGGCGACGAGAACCAACAGCAGAGCAATCACCATCATAGCCAGCAGCAGTACAGGATTAGCAGCGGCATTAAGAGGGAAGATGTCGAATCCTTTGGCACTCCACAACAGTTCATCAAACGTCGCAAGCTGCAGGAGATTCAGTTGCAGGAAGAAGTCCCGCGGCAGAACATCAAACTACCAGCCAAATCCCAAGTCAAAATCCGTAATGGCAGTCTCACCGATCTCAACAAAAGCCAACAGCAGAACATGGACAACGTGATGGTGTCCATTGGCCCGAACAACACCTGTGTGCCCGCCAGTGTCTTCGAGAACATCAACTGGTCGGTTTCCTCGCTGGCCACCCGAAAACTACTGGTTTCGATCTTCGACCGGGAAACTCTTGCCACCCATTCGATGACGGGCAAGCCGTCGCCCGCTTTCAAGGATCAGGACAAGCCCCTCAAGCGGATGCTCGATCCGCAGAAGATCCAGGACATCATCTTCGCAGTGACGCACAAGTGCAATGCCAGCGAGAAGGAGGTGCGCAATGCCATCACCACCAAGTGCGCCGACGAGAACAAGATGATGAAGATCCAGAACGTAAAGCGACGCAGCAGTGGCATCAAACACGAAAAGGAGAACATTATATAG
- the LOC120458295 gene encoding early boundary activity protein 2: MAGGFRPYDQDSCPNLTNSEAPGLSMSVVRRTEPHFFHPQTAILPSVQYSHPYHHYLSQFAPNFVPYYYRLLSRPIMKQEEMDIENYINYEVATQQTLMRQRTLKPLGQLQIQMPPPIKVNQPVKPVPVKAVPVRRSSPPKRRVINAQLVAIATASGGIKNIEPTVEPLPRPEESFKQQVAKIQKSQHHYEQLFGRLTSMLKTLNQRYDNDAEDVPAPPSKRPRHMSTSSSESHIPDTASEKDEKDTLVQYPHRVQKEDGSAVYVLGPNGTQITAHQYGEVFWTNAPVATRCLLCVVFSSDELATHTLTGKPSPAFYGRERPPKLQLDQRKVDDIVVCVRNRTGGKERVIRATITTKCADTAKKYKRRAKKAQKVAIKEEY; encoded by the coding sequence ATGGCCGGCGGATTTCGTCCGTACGATCAGGACTCGTGCCCTAACCTTACAAATAGCGAGGCTCCGGGACTCAGCATGTCAGTCGTTCGCAGAACGGAGCCGCACTTCTTTCATCCGCAGACTGCGATCCTGCCCAGTGTCCAGTACTCCCACCCGTATCATCACTATCTGAGCCAGTTTGCACCGAACTTCGTGCCCTACTACTACCGCCTGCTCTCGCGGCCCATAATGAAGCAGGAGGAGATGGACATCGAGAACTACATCAACTACGAGGTGGCCACCCAGCAAACGCTGATGCGCCAGCGGACCCTGAAGCCTCTGGGTCAGCTGCAGATCCAAATGCCACCACCCATAAAGGTCAACCAGCCAGTTAAGCCAGTTCCCGTGAAGGCAGTGCCTGTCCGCCGAAGCTCTCCGCCCAAACGACGCGTCATCAATGCCCAGTTGGTGGCCATTGCGACCGCGTCCGGGGGCATTAAGAACATCGAACCCACGGTGGAGCCACTGCCTCGCCCGGAGGAATCCTTTAAGCAGCAGGTGGCCAAAATCCAGAAGAGTCAGCACCACTACGAACAACTCTTTGGGCGTCTTACTTCTATGCTGAAGACCCTCAATCAGCGGTACGACAACGATGCCGAGGATGTGCCCGCACCGCCCTCCAAGAGACCGCGCCACATGTCCACCAGCTCGTCGGAATCGCATATCCCAGATACTGCCTCCGAAAAGGACGAGAAGGACACTCTGGTGCAGTACCCGCATCGAGTGCAAAAAGAGGATGGCAGCGCGGTGTACGTATTGGGTCCCAATGGCACCCAGATCACCGCACATCAGTACGGCGAGGTCTTCTGGACCAACGCCCCGGTGGCCACGAGGTGCCTCCTCTGCGTTGTCTTCAGCAGCGATGAGTTGGCAACCCACACGCTGACCGGGAAGCCGTCGCCCGCTTTTTACGGCCGCGAAAGACCCCCGAAGCTCCAGTTGGACCAGCGCAAGGTAGACGACATTGTGGTCTGTGTGCGGAACCGGACGGGCGGCAAGGAGCGGGTTATTCGggccaccatcaccaccaagTGCGCGGATACCGCCAAGAAGTACAAGAGGCGGGCAAAGAAGGCTCAAAAGGTCGCCATCAAGGAGGAGTATTAG
- the LOC120458296 gene encoding probable NADH dehydrogenase [ubiquinone] 1 alpha subcomplex subunit 12, with amino-acid sequence MAKFLGINRLSKLFQIVREAGGLKQAYLKLYRNDDLKIGTLVGIDKYGNKYFENPYYFYGRNRWIEFAPHVNMDYDGSMIPAEWYGWMHYKTDLPPIRDGCRPKHKWIADHSENLSGTKEAYYPYTTTPNKVEAWDPKAKKP; translated from the exons ATGGCAAAGTTCTTGGGCATCAACCGGCTGAGCAAGCTGTTCCAGATCGTCCGCGAAGCCGGGGGACTGAAGCAAGCGTACCTGAAGCTATATAG GAACGATGATCTGAAGATCGGAACACTGGTGGGCATCGACAAGTACGGCAACAAGTACTTCGAGAACCCGTACTACTTCTACGGCCGCAACCGCTGGATCGAGTTCGCCCCCCATGTCAACATGGACTACGATGGCTCCATGATTCCCGCTGAGTGGTACGGCTGGATGCACTACAAG ACCGATCTGCCTCCCATTCGCGATGGATGCCGACCCAAGCACAAGTGGATCGCGGACCACAGCGAGAATCTTTCCGGCACCAAGG AGGCCTACTACCCCTACACCACAACACCCAACAAAGTGGAGGCCTGGGATCCCAAGGCGAAGAAACCGTAG
- the LOC120448879 gene encoding actin-related protein 2/3 complex subunit 5 → MAKNTSSNAFRKIDVDQYNEDNFREDDGVDSAAAGPDESEITTLLTQGKSVEALLSALQNAPLRCKNQNVKDHALNITLRVLLSIKSTQMDQAIDTLDQNDLIDVLMKYIYRGFEIPSEGSSGHLLQWHEKAFAKGGVGCIVRVLSDTNRA, encoded by the exons ATGGCCAAGAACACGTCCAGCAATGCGTTCCGCAAGATCGATGTGGACCAGTACAACGAGGACAACTTCCGGGAGGATGACGGCGTGGACAGCGCGGCGGCGGGCCCGGATGAGAGCGAGATTACGACGCTGCTGACGCAGGGAAAATCCGTGGAGGCGTTGCTGAGTGCGCTGCAGAATGCCCCGCTGCGCTGCAAGAACCAGAATGTGAAG GACCACGCCCTGAACATCACGCTGCGGGTGCTGCTGTCCATCAAGTCCACGCAAATGGACCAGGCCATCGACACCTTGGACCAGAACGATCTGATAGACGTGCTAATGAAGTACATATATCGGGGCTTCGAAATCCCCTCGGAGGGTTCCAGTGGCCACCTGCTGCAGTGGCACGAGAAGGCCTTCGCCAAGGGAGGAGTGGGCTGCATTGTCCGGGTGTTGTCCGACACAAATCGCGCCTAG
- the LOC120448854 gene encoding dynamin-1-like protein isoform X1, protein MEALIPVINKLQDVFNTVGSDSIQLPQIVVLGSQSSGKSSVIESVVGRSFLPRGTGIVTRRPLVLQLIYSPLDDRENRSAENGTSNAEEWGRFLHSKKCFTDFDDIRKEIENETERAAGNNKGICPEPINLKIFSTHVVNLTLVDLPGITKVPVGDQPEDIEAQIKDLVLKYIENPNSIILAVTAANTDMATSEALKLAKDVDPDGRRTLAVVTKLDLMDAGTDAIDILCGRVIPVKLGIIGVMNRSQQDIMDQKHIDDQMKDEAAFLQRKYPTLATRNGTPYLAKTLNRLLMHHIRDCLPDLKTRVNIMATQFQSLLNSYGEDVSDKSQTLLQIITKFSSAYCCTIEGTARNIETTELCGGARMGYIFHETFGRTLDSIHPLAGLSKMDILTAIRNATGPRPALFVPEVSFELLVKRQIRRLEEPSLRCVELIHEEMQRIVQHCGNEVQQEMLRFPKLHEKIVDVVTQLLRRRLPHTNVMVENIVAIELAYINTKHPDFHKDAALVPSLLKTDSDPYSQINLGQRRANTPRNHMSPQISSQSAGSQQPQQPPQPNNPQQQYSQVHEQNHVGENSTSSMASTWLSNILPPAPTRPDSIENSTNNTPIHNNIVSPVKPVNLLPDVPANHNPRRLTDKEQKDCDVIEHLIKSYFYIVRKSIQDSVPKAIMHFLVNYVKDNLQSELVTHLYKSDRAETLLNESDHIAVRRKEAADMLKALTRANHIISEIRETHMW, encoded by the exons atGGAGGCCCTAATCCCGGTCATCAACAAGCTGCAGGACGTCTTCAACACAGTGGGCTCCGACTCAATTCAATTGCCCCAAATTGTTGTTCTCGGCAGTCAG AGCTCCGGCAAGAGTTCGGTGATCGAGAGCGTGGTGGGACGATCCTTTCTGCCCCGAGGCACTGGCATTGTGACCCGTCGCCCATTGGTGCTCCAGCTGATCTACAGCCCACTCGACGATCGCGAGAATCGCTCGGCGGAAAATG GTACGTCCAATGCCGAGGAGTGGGGCCGCTTCCTGCACTCGAAAAAGTGCTTCACGGACTTTGACGACATCCGCAAGGAGATCGAGAACGAAACGGAGCGAGCGGCGGGCAACAACAAGGGCATCTGCCCGGAGCCTATCAACCTGAAGATATTCTCCACGCACGTGGTCAACCTAACGCTGGTGGATCTGCCCGGCATCACTAAAGTGCCGGTGGGCGATCAGCCGGAGGATATCGAGGCGCAGATCAAAGACTTGGTGCTCAAGTACATTGAGAACCCCAACTCCATCATTTTGGCTGTGACCGCCGCCAACACGGACATGGCCACCAGTGAGGCACTCAAGCTGGCCAAGGACGTGGACCCCGATGGCCGACGCACTCTGGCCGTGGTCACGAAACTGGATCTCATGGACGCCGGCACCGATGCCATCGACATCCTGTGCGGCCGGGTCATTCCCGTCAAGCTGGGCATCATCGGCGTGATGAATCGCTCGCAGCAGGACATCATGGACCAAAAGCACATCGACGATCAGATGAAGGACGAGGCGGCCTTCCTGCAGCGCAAGTATCCCACACTGGCCACCCGGAACGGCACACCCTACTTGGCCAAGACCCTCAACCGGCTCCTGATGCACCACATCCGGGACTGCCTGCCAGATCTTAAG ACTCGCGTCAACATCATGGCCACGCAATTCCAATCGCTGCTGAACTCCTATGGCGAGGATGTCTCCGACAAGAGCCAGACACTGCTGCAGATCATCACGAAGTTCTCCAGCGCCTACTGCTGCACCATCGAGGGCACGGCCAGGAATATCGAGACCACTGAGCTATGCGGCGGTGCCCGGATGGGCTACATTTTCCACGAGACCTTTGGCCGCACCCTGGACTCCATTCACCCGCTGGCGGGTCTCAGCAAAATGGACATACTCACAGCCATCCGGAATGCGACCGGTCCACGCCCGGCTCTCTTCGTTCCGGAGGTCTCGTTTGAACTGCTGGTGAAGCGCCAGATTCGACGCCTGGAGGAGCCTTCCCTGCGTTGCGTGGAACTCATTCACGAGGAGATGCAGCGCATTGTTCAGCATTGTGGCAACGAAGTGCAGCAGGAGATGTTGCG CTTCCCCAAACTGCACGAGAAGATTGTGGACGTGGTCACCCAGCTGCTGCGTCGCCGTCTGCCGCACACCAATGTAATGGTGGAGAACATTGTGGCCATCGAGCTGGCCTACATCAACACCAAGCACCCCGATTTCCACAAGGATGCCGCCTTGGTGCCCAGCCTGCTGAAAACGGACAGCGATCCCTACTCACAGATAAATCTGGGCCAGCGGCGGGCCAACACACCCCGCAACCACATGTCGCCTCAAATTTCATCGCAAAGTGCAGGCTcacagcagccgcaacagccGCCGCAGCCTAACAACCCACAGCAGCAATATAGTCAAGTGCATGAGCAG AACCACGTCGGCGAGAACTCGACGTCCTCGATGGCCAGCACTTGGCTGTCAAACATTTTGCCACCGGCACCAACGCGTCCGGACAGCATTGAAAACTCGACCAACAACACGCCGATTCACAACAACATTGTGAGTCCAGTGAAGCCGGTCAACCTGCTGCCCGATGTGCCGGCCAACCACAATCCACGTCGCCTGACTGACAAGGAGCAGAAGGATTGCGATGTCATCG AACACCTGATCAAATCGTATTTCTACATTGTGCGCAAATCCATACAGGACTCGGTACCAAAGGCCATCATGCATTTCTTGGTTAACTACGTTAAGGACAACTTGCAGAGCGAGCTGGTTACCCATCTGTATAAATCGGATAGGGCTGAAACGCTGCTCAACGAGTCCGATCACATTGCAGTGCGCCGAAAAGAGGCAGCTGACATGTTGAAG GCGCTGACGCGGGCGAATCACATTATTAGCGAAATCCGCGAGACCCACATGTGGTAG
- the LOC120448854 gene encoding dynamin-1-like protein isoform X2 — protein sequence MATQFQSLLNSYGEDVSDKSQTLLQIITKFSSAYCCTIEGTARNIETTELCGGARMGYIFHETFGRTLDSIHPLAGLSKMDILTAIRNATGPRPALFVPEVSFELLVKRQIRRLEEPSLRCVELIHEEMQRIVQHCGNEVQQEMLRFPKLHEKIVDVVTQLLRRRLPHTNVMVENIVAIELAYINTKHPDFHKDAALVPSLLKTDSDPYSQINLGQRRANTPRNHMSPQISSQSAGSQQPQQPPQPNNPQQQYSQVHEQNHVGENSTSSMASTWLSNILPPAPTRPDSIENSTNNTPIHNNIVSPVKPVNLLPDVPANHNPRRLTDKEQKDCDVIEHLIKSYFYIVRKSIQDSVPKAIMHFLVNYVKDNLQSELVTHLYKSDRAETLLNESDHIAVRRKEAADMLKALTRANHIISEIRETHMW from the exons ATGGCCACGCAATTCCAATCGCTGCTGAACTCCTATGGCGAGGATGTCTCCGACAAGAGCCAGACACTGCTGCAGATCATCACGAAGTTCTCCAGCGCCTACTGCTGCACCATCGAGGGCACGGCCAGGAATATCGAGACCACTGAGCTATGCGGCGGTGCCCGGATGGGCTACATTTTCCACGAGACCTTTGGCCGCACCCTGGACTCCATTCACCCGCTGGCGGGTCTCAGCAAAATGGACATACTCACAGCCATCCGGAATGCGACCGGTCCACGCCCGGCTCTCTTCGTTCCGGAGGTCTCGTTTGAACTGCTGGTGAAGCGCCAGATTCGACGCCTGGAGGAGCCTTCCCTGCGTTGCGTGGAACTCATTCACGAGGAGATGCAGCGCATTGTTCAGCATTGTGGCAACGAAGTGCAGCAGGAGATGTTGCG CTTCCCCAAACTGCACGAGAAGATTGTGGACGTGGTCACCCAGCTGCTGCGTCGCCGTCTGCCGCACACCAATGTAATGGTGGAGAACATTGTGGCCATCGAGCTGGCCTACATCAACACCAAGCACCCCGATTTCCACAAGGATGCCGCCTTGGTGCCCAGCCTGCTGAAAACGGACAGCGATCCCTACTCACAGATAAATCTGGGCCAGCGGCGGGCCAACACACCCCGCAACCACATGTCGCCTCAAATTTCATCGCAAAGTGCAGGCTcacagcagccgcaacagccGCCGCAGCCTAACAACCCACAGCAGCAATATAGTCAAGTGCATGAGCAG AACCACGTCGGCGAGAACTCGACGTCCTCGATGGCCAGCACTTGGCTGTCAAACATTTTGCCACCGGCACCAACGCGTCCGGACAGCATTGAAAACTCGACCAACAACACGCCGATTCACAACAACATTGTGAGTCCAGTGAAGCCGGTCAACCTGCTGCCCGATGTGCCGGCCAACCACAATCCACGTCGCCTGACTGACAAGGAGCAGAAGGATTGCGATGTCATCG AACACCTGATCAAATCGTATTTCTACATTGTGCGCAAATCCATACAGGACTCGGTACCAAAGGCCATCATGCATTTCTTGGTTAACTACGTTAAGGACAACTTGCAGAGCGAGCTGGTTACCCATCTGTATAAATCGGATAGGGCTGAAACGCTGCTCAACGAGTCCGATCACATTGCAGTGCGCCGAAAAGAGGCAGCTGACATGTTGAAG GCGCTGACGCGGGCGAATCACATTATTAGCGAAATCCGCGAGACCCACATGTGGTAG
- the LOC120448869 gene encoding uncharacterized protein LOC120448869, translating to MRKLQILGFLCLVASVTLGTSFAYPRAKTSYVNDFVFPTDEVDVIRPWHQYTNARDLKLAKCTDFRMEDSSGSARLIFISYRKVEDPLQSLKKVLNGELNLPELVDSLNVVSRGKNRLVFELPSALDALFTLNSYCNLYHDRNDSNYEIINVEK from the exons ATGAGGAAACTGCAAATATTGGGATTTCTGTGCCTGGTGGCTTCTGTAACCCTTGGCACTTCTTTCGCTT ATCCCAGGGCAAAGACCTCGTATGTAAATGACTTTGTCTTTCCCACCGATGAGGTGGACGTCATTCGCCCTTGGCATCAGTACACAAATGCGAGAGACTTGAAATTGGCCAAATGCACTGACTTTCGTATGGAAGACTCCTCTGGCAGTGCTCGTTTGATCTTCATCAGCTACAGAAAAGTGGAGGATCCTCTGCAGAGCCTAAAAAAGGTGCTAAATGGTGAACTTAATCTACCGGAACTTGTGGATAGCCTAAATGTAGTGAGCCGTGGGAAAAACCGCTTGGTTTTCGAGCTGCCAAGCGCTCTGGATGCTCTTTTCACACTGAACAGTTACTGCAATTTATATCACGATCGTAACGATTCCAACTATGAAATCATCAACGTTGAGAAATGA